The Streptomyces sp. NBC_00459 DNA segment GGCGGCCGTCTCCGTGATCAGCGTGTCGACCTGCTCGGCCGCCTCGGAGCGCCGCTTGTTGGCCTCCTTGCGGGCCTCGTCCAGCGTGCTGTCGGCCTCGTCGCGCGCGGTCGACATGAGCCGGTCGGCCTCCGCCGCCGCCTCGGCCTTGACCCGCTCGGACTCGGCCCGGATCCGCTCCGCCTGCTGCTGCGCCGAGCCGACCGTGTCGGCGGCCTCGGCCCGCAGCCGCTCCGCTTCCCCGGTCGCCTCCGAGAGCAGTTGCTCGGCCGCGGCCACGGACTCGGCCCGGACCCGCTCCGCCTCGGCGTTGGTCTCCTCGGTGAGGCGCTCCGCCTCCACCGTCACCTCGGTGATCAGCGTGTCGGCCTGGGTCGCCGCGTCCGAACGGATCCGGTTCGCGTCCTCGCGCGCCTCCGCACGGCTGCGCGCCGCGTCCTGCTCGGCACCCGCGATGGTGTCCGACGCCTCGGTACGCACCCGCTGGGCGTGCGCCGCGGCGTCCTGGCGCAGCCGCTCCGCCTCGGCGATCGCGTCGCCCACCGTGCGCTCGGCGAGCGCCTTGGCGTGCTCCGACGCCTCCGACGCCTCGCGCCGCACCCGGCTCGCGTCCTCCGAGGCCCGCTCCCGCTCGGAGTAGGCATCGGCACGGACCCGGTCCGACTCCTCCTGCGCCTCGCGCCGCATCCGGTCGGCGACGTGCTCGGCGGCGGAGCGCAGCCCCTGGATCTCCTCCTGGGCCTGCTCGTGCAGCCCGGACACCGACTCCCGCACCTGCTGGGCGTGCTGTTCGGCCGCCGAGACCATCTCGCCTGCCCGGCGGTCCGCCTCCTCGACCAGCCGTACGGCCTCGGCCTGGGCGTCCTCCACGCGCTTGCGCGCCGACGCCAGCAGCTCCTCGCTCTGCTCGCGGGCCCGCTCGCGTTCCTGGTCGGCCTCCTGGCGGGCGGAACCGAGGGTCTCCTCGGCCTCGCGGCGACGCCGGGCGGCCTCCTCCTGGGCGGCGGCCAGCGTCTCCGACGCCTCCGTCGCCAGTCGCTCGGCAGCGGCCTGCGCCTCCGCCCGTACCCGGTCGGCGGTGTCCTGCGCCTCCGTCTTCAGCCGCTCGGCCTCGGCCGCCGCCTCGGACCGCAGACGTACGGCGATGGCCTCGCCCTCCGCCCGGGACGCGGACGCGTCGGCCGCCGCCTCGTCGCGCAGCCGCTGGATCTCCGCGTCGGCCTGTGCCTGGAGGCTGCGGATGCGCTCGGCGGCCTCGGAACGGAGCCGCTCCGCCTCCTCGGACCCTTCGCGGCGGCTCCGGTCGGCCTCCGCGCGGGCGTCGGTGAGTGCCTGCTCGGCCGCGGTCAGCCGGTCCTCGGCCTCCGTCTGCAGCCGGGTGAGCTCGGCGGCGGCCTCGTCGCGGCGCACCACTATCGCCCGCTCGGTCTCCTCGCGCAGCTCACGCGCGGCCTGCTCGGCGTCCGCCGCGATGCCCTCGGCCTGCTCGACGGCCTCCGCGCGGTGCCGCTCGGCCTCCTTGCGGGTGCGCTCCAGGGTCTCCTCGGCCTGCCGGCGCAGTGTCGTCGCGCGCTCGATGGCCTCCGTACGGACCTTTTCGCTGTCCGACTGGGCGGTCTGGCGCGTCTCGTCCGCGTCTGCCTTCGCCTTGGCGAGCAGTTCCTCGGCGGTCCTGGCCGCCTCCTCGATCTGCTGGACGGCCTCACGGCGCGCCTCCGCACGAATGCGCTCGCCCTCGGCGACCGCGTCGGCGCGCAGCTGCTCGGCCTCGCCGCGCAGTCGCCGGGCCTCTTCCTGAAGCTCGACGGTCTTGGCGCGGTACTCCTTGGTGTCGTCCTTCGCCGTGCCCTTGAGCTGCTCGGCGATGTCGTGCGCCTCGGCGCGCAGCCGGTCCGCCTCCGCCTCGGCCTCGGCGCGGATGCGCTCGGCCTCCTCGGTGGCAGCCCTGGTGGTGGACTTCGCGTCCTCGGACGCCTTGTTCAGGACGTCCTCGGCGGTGCGGGCCGCCTTGGCGAGCTGGGAGGCGGTCTCCTCGGCGGTGAGACTGCGGGCGGTCTCCTCGGCCTCCGCGACGATCTTCTCGGCCTTGGCCTTGGCGTCGGCGACGAGTTCCTCGGCGGACGCCTTGGTGGCCTCGGCCTCCTGGCTGGCCTCGGTGACCAGCCGGGCGACCTGTTCCTTCGCCGTACGTGTGCGCTGCTCGTTGGCCGACTCGGCGCTGGAGATCGTCTTGGTCGCGGTCTCCTTCGCCTCGGTGAGGACCTTCTCGGCCTCGGCGCGCGCCTCCCGCAGGGCGGCCTCGGCCTCCTGCATCCGCTGCTCGGCGGCGCGGCTCAGCTCGGTGGCCTGACGGCGGGCGCTGTCCGACTCCGTCACCGTGGAGCTGCGCAGCTGCTCGGCGTGGTCGGCGGCCTCGCGGGCCTCGGAGGTCGCGCTGTTCAGGAGGCGCTCAGCCTCGGCGCGGGCCCGGCGCAGCAGTTGGTCGGCCTCCGCGCGGGCGGACTCGCCCTCGCTCTGCAGCCGCTGCCTCGCCTCGTTGGCGACCCGCTCGGCCTCGGCCCGGGCGGCGGCCAGCGCCTGCTCGGCCTCGGCCCGTGACTCGTCGACGAGCCGGCGCGCCTGGGACTCGCTGCGGGCCCGCAGCTGCTCGGCCCACGCCACGTTCTCGTTGACGTGCGACTCGACGGTCTGGCGCCGCTCGGACAGCTCCTGGTCGAGCTGCTGGCGACGGGTGACCGCCTCCTGGTGCAGCTCGGCCTGCAACCGGGCCGCCTGTTCGGCGTGCTCCTGCAGGATTCGCTGGGTCTGGGCGCGTGCCTGGGACATCTCGCGCTCGGCGTCCTGGCGCAGCTGGTCCGCCTGGATCTGGGCGTTCCGCAGCAACTGCTCGGCCTGATAGCCGATGTCTCCGCCGTCATAGGCGGGCCGGGACATGAGGGTTCGGCGCGCCTCGTGAAGCTTGGCGCGCAGTACCTCGACCTGGTAGCCGAGGTCCTCGGCGTGCTGAATCGCCTTTTCCCGCTCGGTCTTCAGCCGCTCCATCTCGGCCTCGAACCGAGAGAGGTGGTCGACGTCAGCCGCCGGCTCTCGCTCCTGGCGTTCGTAGCCCCGCACTGCGCGGTCCCATCCGTCCCCTGGTCGCAACCTTCTCCGAACGAGCCACGTCCATCCGCCGGACGGGGCCCCCGGGGAATGGTGTCAGATCAACGGCGAAGCACGGACTTCCGCCCTCACCCTCGGCCCCCGAAACCTGTACCCCGGCCCTCGGATCCCGCACCTCCACACACCGGGACCCGGACCGCTTCCCGACAACAGGGGAGCGGCCGTGCCCAACCCTACCGGCCCATATGTACGAGGGTCAGTGCTCAGGTGACTCAACAGCCGCCGAAGTGACCAGTTCTGTCAGTACTCCGTGGCAATCCTTGGGGTGCAGAAAGGTGATCCGCGACCCCATGGAGCCGCGCCGTGGCTCCTCGTACAGAACGCGTACGCCCTTCTCGCGGATGTCCGCGGCTTCCTCATCGACATCCGCCGTACCGAAAGCGATGTGGTGCACTCCCTCCCCGTTCTTGGCGAGCCACTTGCCCACGGCGGAGTCCTCGCGGGTCGGCTCCAGGAGCTGGAGGTAGGAGGCGCCGCCGTCGTCCGTGTTGTTGATCTTCAACATGGCCTCGCGTACGCCCTGCTCCTCGTTGACCTCGGAGTGGAACACCTCGAAGCCGTACGTGGCCCGGTAGAACTCGACGGTCTTGTCGAGGTCGAAACAGGCGATTCCGATGTGGTCGATTCGCGTCAGCATGGTGTCAGTGCAGCGCTCCGGTGACGGTTACGCAACGTGCGCGCGATCACACCGACGGCTGGATGACGGCGGGACTACCGCTCAGTACATTCAGGTAAACCCTCGTTCACACTCCTCAGCTCCCCAGCTGAAAGGGGATCGCACCTCATGTCAGGAACGAACAGCAGTACCTCGGTGATCGTCGCGGGCGCGCGTACGCCCATGGGACGGTTGCTGGGCTCGCTGAAGACCTTCTCCGGAGCCGACCTCGGCGGCTTCGCGATCAAGGCCGCCCTCGACCGTGCGGGGATCGGTGGCGACCAGGTGCAGTACGTGATCATGGGCCAGGTCCTCCAGGCCGGCGCGGGCCAGATCCCGGCCCGCCAGGCCGCGGTCAAGGCCGGCATCCCGATGAACGTCCCGGCACTGACCATCAACAAGGTGTGTCTGTCGGGCCTGGACGCGATCGCGCTGGCGGACCAGCTGATCCGCGCCGGCGAGTTCGACATCGTGGTGGCCGGCGGCCAGGAATCGATGACGAACGCCCCCCACCTGCTCCCCAAGTCCCGTGAGGGCTTCAAGTACGGCGCGATCGAGATGCTCGACGCGATGGCGTACGACGGCCTGACCGACGCCTTCGAGAACATCGCCATGGGCGAGTCGACGGAGAAGCACAACACCCGCCTGGGTCTTCTGCGCCCCGAGCAGGACGAGATCGGGGCCCTCTCCCACCAGCGCGCGGCGGCGGCCCAGAAGAACGGCGTCTTCGAGGCGGAGATCACGCCGGTCGAGATCCCGCAGCGCAAGGGCGAACCGATCGTTTTCAGCCAGGACGAGGGCATCCGGGCGGAGACGACGGCGGAGTCCCTGGGCAAGCTGCGCCCGGCGTTCACCAAGGACGGCACGATCACCGCGGGCACGTCGTCGCAGATCTCGGACGGCGCGGCTGCCGTGGTCGTGATGAGCAGGGCGAAGGCCGAGGAACTCGGCCTGGAGTGGATCGCGGAGATCGGCGCCCACGGCAATGTGGCGGGCCCGGACAACTCTCTCCAGTCCCAGCCCTCCAACGCCATCCTGCACGCCCTCGAGAAGGAGGGCCTGGGCGTCGAGGATCTTGACCTGATCGAGATCAACGAGGCCTTCGCGGCGGTCGCGGTCCAGTCAATCAAGGACCTCGGGGTGTCCACGGATCGGGTGAACGTCAACGGCGGTGCGATCGCCCTCGGCCACCCGATCGGGATGTCCGGCGCACGGCTCGTACTGCACCTGGCCCTGGAACTGAAGCGGCGCGGCGGCGGCGTCGGCGCGGCGGCCCTGTGCGGGGGCGGCGGCCAGGGTGACGCGCTGATCGTGCGGGTACCCAAGGCGTAACGGGTATCGATACGGCTGTGATCGGAACGGAGTTGTGATGCAGGACGTCCCCGCGCTGGTGGCCCAGGCCAGGGAAGGCCGGCCGCGGGCCGTCGCCCGGCTGATCTCCCTGGTGGAGGGGGCGTCCGAACAACTCCGCGAGGTCATGGCCGCGCTGGCCCCGCTGGCGGGCAACGCGTACGTGGTCGGCCTGACGGGATCACCGGGCGTGGGCAAGTCGACGTCGACCTCGGCGCTCGTCACGGCGTACCGGCGGCAGGGCAGGCGGGTCGGCGTACTCGCCGTCGACCCGTCGTCGCCGTTCTCCGGCGGCGCGCTGCTCGGCGACCGGGTGCGGATGTCGGACCACGCGTCGGACCCGGGCGTCTACATCCGCTCGATGGCGACCCGAGGCCACCTCGGCGGCCTGGCCTGGGCGGCCCCGCAGGCGATCCGCGTCCTGGACGCGGCGGGCTGCGACGTGATCCTGGTCGAGACGGTCGGCGTGGGCCAGTCCGAGGTGGAGATCGCCGCGCAGGCCGACACCAGCGTGGTGCTCCTCGCCCCTGGGATGGGCGACGGCATCCAGGCGGCCAAGGCGGGGATCCTGGAGATCGGCGACGTGTACGTCGTCAACAAGGCGGACCGGGACGGCGCCGACACCACCGCCCGTGAGCTGAACCACATGCTCGGCCTGGGCCGGTCCAGGGCACCCGGCGACTGGCGCCCCCCGATCGTGAAGACGGTCGCGTCACGGTCGGAGGGCATCGACGAACTGGTGGAGGCCCTGGAGAAGCACCGCGCGTGGATGGAGGAGCACGGCGTCCTGGCCGAGCGCCGCCGCGCCCGCGCGTCCCACGAGGTCGAGACGATCGCCGTCACGACCTTGCGGGAACGCATCGGTGATCTGCGCGGTGACCGGCGGCTGGGTGCGCTGGCGGAGCGGATCGTGGCGGGCG contains these protein-coding regions:
- the scy gene encoding polarized growth protein Scy; the encoded protein is MRGYERQEREPAADVDHLSRFEAEMERLKTEREKAIQHAEDLGYQVEVLRAKLHEARRTLMSRPAYDGGDIGYQAEQLLRNAQIQADQLRQDAEREMSQARAQTQRILQEHAEQAARLQAELHQEAVTRRQQLDQELSERRQTVESHVNENVAWAEQLRARSESQARRLVDESRAEAEQALAAARAEAERVANEARQRLQSEGESARAEADQLLRRARAEAERLLNSATSEAREAADHAEQLRSSTVTESDSARRQATELSRAAEQRMQEAEAALREARAEAEKVLTEAKETATKTISSAESANEQRTRTAKEQVARLVTEASQEAEATKASAEELVADAKAKAEKIVAEAEETARSLTAEETASQLAKAARTAEDVLNKASEDAKSTTRAATEEAERIRAEAEAEADRLRAEAHDIAEQLKGTAKDDTKEYRAKTVELQEEARRLRGEAEQLRADAVAEGERIRAEARREAVQQIEEAARTAEELLAKAKADADETRQTAQSDSEKVRTEAIERATTLRRQAEETLERTRKEAERHRAEAVEQAEGIAADAEQAARELREETERAIVVRRDEAAAELTRLQTEAEDRLTAAEQALTDARAEADRSRREGSEEAERLRSEAAERIRSLQAQADAEIQRLRDEAAADASASRAEGEAIAVRLRSEAAAEAERLKTEAQDTADRVRAEAQAAAERLATEASETLAAAQEEAARRRREAEETLGSARQEADQERERAREQSEELLASARKRVEDAQAEAVRLVEEADRRAGEMVSAAEQHAQQVRESVSGLHEQAQEEIQGLRSAAEHVADRMRREAQEESDRVRADAYSERERASEDASRVRREASEASEHAKALAERTVGDAIAEAERLRQDAAAHAQRVRTEASDTIAGAEQDAARSRAEAREDANRIRSDAATQADTLITEVTVEAERLTEETNAEAERVRAESVAAAEQLLSEATGEAERLRAEAADTVGSAQQQAERIRAESERVKAEAAAEADRLMSTARDEADSTLDEARKEANKRRSEAAEQVDTLITETAAEADKLLSESQQAAQKTTAEAEAQADSMVGAARTEADRLVSQATARGNSTVEKARTDADELLVGARRDATAIRERAEELRDRITAEIESLHERARREAAETMRSTGDRCDALITAAEEQLAKAEAKAKDLVSEANSEAGKVRIAAVKKAEGLLKEAEQKKTSLIREAEELRAEAIREAKATVEEGKRELEILVRRREDIQAEISRVQDVLEALESFEAPSTNKDGGVKAGAAVGVTRSGGKPSES
- the mce gene encoding methylmalonyl-CoA epimerase, giving the protein MLTRIDHIGIACFDLDKTVEFYRATYGFEVFHSEVNEEQGVREAMLKINNTDDGGASYLQLLEPTREDSAVGKWLAKNGEGVHHIAFGTADVDEEAADIREKGVRVLYEEPRRGSMGSRITFLHPKDCHGVLTELVTSAAVESPEH
- a CDS encoding acetyl-CoA C-acetyltransferase, which translates into the protein MSGTNSSTSVIVAGARTPMGRLLGSLKTFSGADLGGFAIKAALDRAGIGGDQVQYVIMGQVLQAGAGQIPARQAAVKAGIPMNVPALTINKVCLSGLDAIALADQLIRAGEFDIVVAGGQESMTNAPHLLPKSREGFKYGAIEMLDAMAYDGLTDAFENIAMGESTEKHNTRLGLLRPEQDEIGALSHQRAAAAQKNGVFEAEITPVEIPQRKGEPIVFSQDEGIRAETTAESLGKLRPAFTKDGTITAGTSSQISDGAAAVVVMSRAKAEELGLEWIAEIGAHGNVAGPDNSLQSQPSNAILHALEKEGLGVEDLDLIEINEAFAAVAVQSIKDLGVSTDRVNVNGGAIALGHPIGMSGARLVLHLALELKRRGGGVGAAALCGGGGQGDALIVRVPKA
- the meaB gene encoding methylmalonyl Co-A mutase-associated GTPase MeaB; its protein translation is MQDVPALVAQAREGRPRAVARLISLVEGASEQLREVMAALAPLAGNAYVVGLTGSPGVGKSTSTSALVTAYRRQGRRVGVLAVDPSSPFSGGALLGDRVRMSDHASDPGVYIRSMATRGHLGGLAWAAPQAIRVLDAAGCDVILVETVGVGQSEVEIAAQADTSVVLLAPGMGDGIQAAKAGILEIGDVYVVNKADRDGADTTARELNHMLGLGRSRAPGDWRPPIVKTVASRSEGIDELVEALEKHRAWMEEHGVLAERRRARASHEVETIAVTTLRERIGDLRGDRRLGALAERIVAGELDPYRAADELVAGLTEN